The proteins below are encoded in one region of Syntrophotalea carbinolica DSM 2380:
- the htpG gene encoding molecular chaperone HtpG — MSDNAKMEKGQISIHTENIFPIIKKWLYSEKEIFLRELVSNAVDAIHKLQHINLIEGLQLADEYAIDITVDKDAGTLTIKDNGIGMTGDEVRKYINQVAFSSAEEFVEKFKDLEDKNQIIGHFGLGFYSSFMVADRVEIFTRSYQKDAPAVHWVCQGSTDYSLEECDKEARGTEVVLHLTDDEKEFLEPAHIREILKRFCNFLPVPIRLAGDVVNDRNPLWTRSASEVKDEDYLEFYKKLYPLADDPLFWIHLNIDYPFNLKGVLYFPKLTTEFDVAKSHIKLFCNQVFVSDNCPELIPEFLNPLQGCLDAPDLPLNVSRSYLQNEPQVRKIREVISSRVASKIADLAKGDRESFIPVWDNIHTFVKYGMMRDDKFNDKLKDHLIFRMAGKDAYTTLPEYLERAAEKHADKVFYTNNEAAQSTYLKLFANQGMDVLVLDSLIDSHFIQFLEMKDSKVTFQRVDSDLTENLIEEDSKIQLAGKDERKERSELLRKAFEDSLKVDGLSVRVESFKDDSVPGMVILSEQTRRLQEMTKMMGKGDEDMFGGHTLCLNAKSPVVDTILDLKEQGNDDDAAMLMEQIYDLSMLPHCAFDKDRMAAFLERSNRILCKFGTLG, encoded by the coding sequence ATGTCAGATAACGCCAAGATGGAAAAAGGACAGATTTCCATCCATACCGAAAACATTTTTCCTATTATTAAAAAATGGCTCTACAGCGAAAAAGAGATCTTTCTGCGGGAGTTGGTTTCCAATGCCGTGGATGCCATTCACAAGCTTCAGCACATCAATCTGATTGAAGGGCTGCAGCTGGCTGACGAATACGCCATCGATATCACCGTCGACAAAGATGCTGGCACTCTTACCATTAAAGATAACGGCATCGGCATGACCGGCGATGAAGTCCGCAAATACATCAACCAGGTCGCTTTCTCCTCGGCTGAAGAATTTGTTGAAAAATTCAAGGACCTGGAAGATAAAAACCAGATTATCGGACATTTCGGTCTGGGATTTTACTCCTCTTTCATGGTGGCCGATCGGGTCGAGATTTTTACCCGTTCCTATCAGAAAGATGCACCGGCCGTACATTGGGTCTGCCAGGGATCGACCGATTACAGCCTTGAGGAGTGCGACAAGGAAGCGCGTGGTACCGAGGTGGTGCTGCACCTGACGGACGACGAGAAGGAGTTTCTGGAGCCTGCGCATATTCGCGAAATTCTCAAGCGGTTCTGCAATTTCCTGCCGGTGCCCATTCGCCTGGCCGGCGATGTGGTGAATGACCGGAACCCTTTGTGGACCCGCTCCGCCTCGGAGGTCAAGGACGAAGACTACCTGGAGTTTTATAAAAAACTTTATCCCCTGGCGGATGATCCGCTGTTCTGGATCCATTTGAACATCGATTATCCCTTTAATCTCAAAGGGGTGCTCTATTTCCCCAAATTGACCACCGAATTCGATGTGGCCAAAAGTCATATCAAGCTCTTCTGCAACCAGGTTTTCGTGTCGGACAACTGCCCGGAGCTGATACCGGAATTCCTTAATCCGTTGCAGGGTTGTCTCGATGCCCCCGATCTGCCCCTGAACGTATCGCGTAGCTATCTGCAGAACGAGCCGCAGGTCCGCAAAATCCGCGAGGTTATCAGCAGCCGGGTCGCCTCCAAAATCGCCGATCTTGCCAAAGGCGATCGCGAAAGCTTCATCCCCGTTTGGGACAATATTCACACCTTTGTCAAATACGGCATGATGCGCGATGACAAGTTCAACGACAAGCTCAAGGACCATCTCATCTTCCGCATGGCCGGAAAAGATGCTTACACCACCTTGCCCGAATATCTGGAAAGAGCGGCCGAAAAACATGCCGATAAGGTTTTCTATACCAACAACGAAGCTGCGCAGAGCACCTATCTGAAGCTTTTCGCCAATCAGGGCATGGACGTGCTGGTGCTCGACAGTCTCATCGACAGTCATTTCATCCAGTTCCTTGAAATGAAAGACAGCAAGGTAACTTTCCAGCGGGTGGACAGCGACCTTACGGAAAACCTCATCGAGGAAGATTCCAAGATCCAGCTGGCCGGCAAGGACGAGCGCAAGGAACGCAGCGAACTTCTTCGTAAAGCCTTCGAAGATTCGCTCAAGGTCGACGGGCTTTCGGTCAGGGTTGAAAGTTTCAAGGACGACAGCGTGCCGGGGATGGTGATTCTTTCCGAGCAGACCCGTCGACTGCAGGAAATGACCAAAATGATGGGCAAGGGGGATGAGGATATGTTCGGCGGCCACACCCTGTGCCTGAATGCCAAGTCACCGGTGGTCGATACCATTCTGGACCTGAAAGAGCAGGGGAATGACGACGATGCCGCCATGCTGATGGAGCAGATTTATGATCTGTCCATGCTGCCGCATTGTGCTTTCGACAAAGACAGGATGGCGGCTTTTCTGGAGCGCAGTAACCGAATCCTGTGCAAATTCGGTACCCTCGGATAA
- a CDS encoding thioredoxin domain-containing protein, translating to MTNSQDRENLVSRLSEIDTSLLPPDGGDRYNRLIFESSPYLLQHATNPVDWHPWGQQAFDLAREQNKPVLVSIGYSTCHWCHVMEQESFEDREVAEVLNKLFIPIKVDREERPDIDNLYMTACQLVTGGGGWPLNVFLTPDKAPFYAATYMPRRPRGQMPGIIAILTKIGAMWQSDRDQLLQTGREIGETLIRLESSAAPVASSLTEAPLTEAFERFKANFDHERGGFGKAPKFPMPHNLSLLFHIAQRFGQETAEAMAIKTLQHIRLGGMYDHIGFGMHRYSVDAFWRVPHFEKMLYDQALVTLAALDAYQVTHDTFFESLADQTMSYVLRDLSLPEGGFCSGEDADTEGAEGTFYLWTPQQVEEVLGHQQATIFCTCYEISEAGNFEGSNIPRLEMDLKEWAQWFGTDTDELGAVLEDGRRKLLQARKLRVRPHRDDKVLVAWNGLAIAAMARTARLIGHPEYLEGATRAADFILSNMRNEEGRLLRRWRRGQAGIPAFLEDYAALILGLIELYQAGFNARYLAEAVQLGRDMQERFGTPDGVYYDTGTDAEEVLVRKRTLHDGAMISGNSMAAMALLRLGSLTGEPALEEHAEKILLASSKQWTDAPTASGQLLMALDLALSQREVLVIAAPKDDPEGTRMVKAAHTGFRPNLIILWHTPDDNALSEVTPLVRGKTMQNGKATAYLCRGQTCMAPATTVDQLLERLNS from the coding sequence ATGACGAACTCGCAGGATAGAGAAAACCTGGTAAGCCGCCTGTCCGAGATCGATACAAGTCTGTTGCCTCCGGACGGTGGCGATCGCTATAACCGACTTATTTTCGAAAGCAGCCCTTATCTTCTGCAACACGCCACCAACCCCGTCGACTGGCACCCGTGGGGCCAACAAGCCTTTGATCTGGCCCGGGAGCAGAACAAACCGGTGCTGGTTTCCATCGGCTATTCCACCTGCCACTGGTGCCATGTCATGGAACAGGAATCCTTTGAGGATCGCGAAGTCGCCGAGGTTCTGAACAAGCTTTTCATCCCCATCAAAGTCGATCGCGAAGAACGCCCCGATATCGACAACCTCTACATGACAGCATGTCAACTCGTCACCGGTGGAGGCGGTTGGCCGCTGAATGTCTTCCTGACGCCGGACAAGGCACCTTTTTATGCCGCAACCTATATGCCGCGCCGACCTCGGGGGCAGATGCCGGGTATCATCGCCATCCTGACCAAGATCGGCGCCATGTGGCAATCCGATCGTGACCAGCTTCTTCAAACCGGGCGGGAAATCGGCGAGACCCTGATACGCCTGGAAAGCAGCGCTGCCCCTGTCGCATCTTCCCTTACCGAGGCGCCTCTCACCGAGGCTTTTGAACGATTCAAGGCAAATTTCGACCATGAACGCGGCGGATTCGGAAAAGCCCCCAAATTCCCCATGCCGCACAATCTTTCCCTGCTGTTTCACATTGCCCAACGTTTCGGCCAGGAAACGGCCGAAGCCATGGCCATCAAAACGCTGCAGCATATCCGACTCGGAGGTATGTACGACCATATCGGCTTCGGCATGCACCGCTACTCTGTCGATGCTTTCTGGCGGGTACCGCATTTCGAGAAAATGCTCTATGACCAGGCATTGGTAACGCTGGCCGCCCTCGATGCTTATCAGGTCACCCACGATACCTTTTTCGAAAGCCTTGCAGATCAGACCATGAGTTACGTTCTGCGCGATCTGAGTCTGCCCGAAGGAGGCTTCTGCTCCGGCGAAGATGCCGATACCGAAGGTGCCGAGGGAACTTTTTACCTGTGGACTCCGCAACAGGTCGAAGAGGTCCTCGGACACCAGCAGGCCACCATCTTTTGTACCTGCTACGAAATCTCCGAGGCGGGTAATTTCGAAGGCAGCAACATTCCTCGCCTCGAAATGGACCTGAAAGAATGGGCCCAGTGGTTCGGCACCGATACGGATGAGCTGGGTGCCGTGCTGGAAGACGGCCGGCGCAAACTGCTTCAGGCCCGCAAATTGCGCGTCCGGCCTCACCGCGACGACAAGGTGCTGGTGGCCTGGAACGGTCTGGCCATCGCCGCCATGGCGCGTACCGCCCGCCTCATCGGCCACCCCGAATACCTTGAAGGCGCTACCCGGGCGGCGGATTTCATCCTATCGAACATGCGCAACGAAGAAGGTCGCCTGCTGCGGCGCTGGCGCAGAGGACAAGCCGGCATTCCCGCGTTCCTGGAAGACTATGCCGCTCTTATCCTCGGGCTCATCGAACTTTACCAGGCTGGGTTCAATGCCCGTTATCTGGCCGAAGCAGTGCAACTTGGCCGCGATATGCAAGAACGGTTCGGCACCCCCGACGGTGTCTATTACGACACCGGCACCGACGCCGAAGAGGTTCTGGTTCGCAAAAGGACTCTGCACGACGGAGCGATGATCTCGGGCAATTCCATGGCAGCCATGGCCCTGTTGCGTTTGGGGTCTCTGACCGGCGAGCCTGCCCTCGAAGAGCATGCCGAAAAAATCCTGCTGGCCTCTTCCAAACAATGGACGGATGCGCCGACAGCCAGCGGCCAGCTGCTCATGGCGCTGGATCTGGCTCTTTCCCAAAGGGAGGTACTGGTGATCGCGGCGCCCAAAGACGACCCTGAAGGGACCAGGATGGTAAAGGCTGCACATACCGGATTCCGCCCCAACCTGATCATTCTATGGCATACGCCGGATGACAATGCCCTGTCGGAGGTGACCCCCCTGGTGCGCGGCAAAACAATGCAGAATGGCAAAGCCACCGCCTACCTGTGCCGCGGCCAAACCTGCATGGCACCGGCCACAACCGTAGACCAACTGCTTGAGCGACTGAACAGTTGA
- a CDS encoding phosphoenolpyruvate carboxykinase (GTP) has protein sequence MMKNSDLNSLSAVMDKSSLEKLQALHNPDLHKFIAEAVRLCCPDRVLVCDDSAEDRELIRQLALQLEEETALVQPGHTVHFDAFKDCRLHDQSRDKAHTRYLLPHGQNLGPGIATLEREAGLGEIKELLRGIMTGKVMLVRFYCLGPAHSPFSIPCVQITDSAYVAHSEDLLFRTGYAEFKRLGAFNRFFRMLHSAGRLEHHVCADLVRRRIYIDLQEDLVYSVNTQYAGNSVGLKKLALRLAIRKADQEGWLAEHMFVMGVHGPHGRKTWFTGAYPSACGKTSTAMLVGESLVGDDLAYLRTCEGEVRAVNVERGMFGIIENVNPTDDPELYRVLHEGREVIFSNVLVHEGRPYWLGMGEPLPHNGLNYAGTWCEGKVDSCGQAIAPSYRGNARFAVSLDELRNLDARVDDPAGVPLAGIIYGGRDRETSVPVLESYDWVHGVVTMGACLESETTAAAMGAEGVRAFNPMANLDFLSIPLAHYLRNHLAFGCALSRPPRIFSTNYWLRNAEGAFLNAKHDKAVWLKWMERRIHGDVDALDGPTGRLPRYEDLKALFTEVLDCPYTRDDYRQQFGLKIPQELARIERVETCLHQAAGMPAVIFDMLNGQRRRLHWWQQRVGDLLLPGELEGD, from the coding sequence ATGATGAAGAATAGCGACCTAAATAGCCTTTCAGCAGTCATGGACAAGTCGAGTCTCGAAAAGTTGCAGGCTCTTCACAATCCTGATTTGCATAAGTTCATTGCCGAGGCCGTACGCCTTTGCTGCCCGGATCGGGTACTGGTATGTGACGATAGTGCCGAAGATCGGGAACTGATCCGCCAACTGGCGTTGCAACTGGAGGAGGAAACCGCTCTTGTGCAGCCTGGGCACACGGTACATTTTGATGCCTTTAAAGATTGCCGCCTGCACGACCAATCCCGCGATAAGGCCCATACACGCTACCTGCTGCCCCACGGGCAGAATCTCGGTCCCGGCATTGCGACTCTCGAAAGGGAAGCGGGACTCGGCGAAATCAAGGAACTTTTGCGGGGCATCATGACAGGCAAGGTGATGTTGGTGCGTTTTTATTGCCTGGGCCCTGCCCACTCGCCATTCAGCATCCCCTGCGTGCAGATCACCGATTCGGCTTACGTGGCACACAGCGAGGATCTGTTGTTCCGAACGGGATATGCGGAGTTCAAACGACTGGGCGCATTCAACAGGTTTTTTCGCATGCTGCATTCCGCCGGTCGGCTGGAACACCATGTCTGCGCCGACCTGGTTCGCAGGCGCATATACATCGATCTTCAGGAAGATCTGGTCTACAGCGTCAATACCCAGTACGCCGGCAACAGCGTGGGGCTGAAAAAACTGGCTCTGCGCCTGGCCATTCGCAAAGCCGACCAGGAAGGCTGGCTGGCCGAGCACATGTTCGTGATGGGGGTTCATGGACCGCACGGACGAAAAACCTGGTTCACCGGGGCCTATCCCAGTGCCTGCGGTAAAACCTCTACAGCCATGCTGGTTGGCGAGAGTCTGGTTGGGGACGATCTAGCCTATTTGCGCACATGTGAAGGAGAAGTCCGGGCGGTCAATGTTGAACGCGGCATGTTCGGCATTATCGAAAATGTTAACCCCACGGATGATCCGGAATTGTATCGGGTCTTGCACGAGGGGCGGGAGGTGATTTTTTCCAACGTGCTGGTACACGAAGGCCGTCCCTATTGGCTTGGTATGGGTGAGCCGTTGCCGCACAACGGACTGAATTACGCCGGGACCTGGTGCGAAGGCAAGGTCGACAGTTGCGGGCAGGCTATCGCACCATCGTATCGTGGCAATGCACGGTTTGCCGTAAGTCTTGACGAACTGCGCAATCTCGATGCCCGGGTGGATGATCCTGCCGGCGTACCCTTGGCCGGTATTATCTATGGCGGACGGGATCGGGAGACGTCGGTGCCGGTGTTGGAGAGCTACGACTGGGTTCATGGGGTGGTCACCATGGGGGCGTGTCTTGAGAGCGAAACCACGGCGGCGGCCATGGGGGCGGAAGGGGTGCGGGCCTTTAATCCCATGGCCAATCTCGATTTCCTGTCGATTCCCCTCGCTCATTACCTACGCAATCATCTGGCTTTCGGATGTGCACTGAGTCGGCCGCCGCGTATTTTCTCCACAAATTACTGGCTGCGCAACGCTGAAGGGGCCTTTCTTAATGCCAAGCACGATAAAGCGGTGTGGCTTAAATGGATGGAACGCCGCATTCATGGCGATGTCGATGCCTTGGACGGTCCGACGGGGCGTTTGCCGCGTTATGAAGATTTAAAAGCTTTATTCACGGAAGTGCTGGATTGTCCCTATACCCGAGACGACTACAGACAGCAGTTCGGTCTCAAAATTCCCCAGGAACTGGCGCGTATTGAGCGGGTTGAGACGTGTCTGCATCAGGCGGCGGGTATGCCGGCCGTGATATTTGACATGCTTAACGGCCAACGGCGGCGGTTGCACTGGTGGCAGCAGCGGGTTGGTGATCTGCTTTTACCTGGTGAGCTTGAGGGGGATTGA
- a CDS encoding nitrite/sulfite reductase, which produces MNDTAAIDYRTLKINGVYQQNAAGDLMVRAKLPGGVLSAEQADAICDISDFFSNGMLHLTCRGNIEVHGVQGDALPEVFRRFHAVGLTSRGACGGAVRSIACAAAEGQSFSRIQILVRALHEHFTGNPYFEGLPKKFKLAVENGYHGAYHLFQDLVMVYLGNEEGRDLCDIWVAGGLGRQPQEGFLLAGRVPFERLIPLIEGVIKVYQKHAPAGKRLKHLLADIGEKEFRALLAVETGGSPVCPIASPFDDALGEVSAPGSYGWIDVPVFAGELAVADLRNIAGIVRDLGDGYLAVSRDQNLLVSLGAGIDAAKLRGALQSAGYLKDEKPLQCRACPGTHACPKGLVATRDVARQLQEALGNKGTDLTWAVSGCPNSCSQPQLADFGIIGVRKGSDSKEALYDLYRREGEGFGKVVREKLSLDALLQAVKELI; this is translated from the coding sequence ATGAACGATACTGCAGCCATCGATTATCGAACCCTTAAAATCAACGGCGTCTATCAGCAAAATGCCGCCGGCGACCTGATGGTGAGAGCCAAGCTTCCGGGCGGTGTTCTCTCGGCGGAGCAGGCCGATGCGATATGCGATATTTCCGATTTTTTTTCCAACGGTATGCTGCATTTGACCTGCAGGGGTAACATAGAGGTGCACGGTGTGCAGGGGGATGCGCTGCCGGAGGTGTTCCGGCGTTTCCATGCTGTCGGTTTGACCAGTCGCGGTGCCTGTGGCGGCGCGGTTCGCAGTATTGCCTGCGCAGCGGCTGAAGGGCAGAGCTTCTCACGTATTCAGATACTGGTTCGAGCATTACATGAACACTTTACGGGGAATCCGTATTTTGAAGGGCTGCCCAAGAAATTCAAGTTGGCCGTGGAAAACGGCTATCATGGAGCATATCACCTGTTTCAGGATCTGGTCATGGTCTATCTCGGTAACGAAGAGGGGCGTGATCTGTGTGACATATGGGTGGCAGGCGGCCTCGGTCGCCAGCCGCAGGAGGGATTTTTGCTGGCCGGTAGGGTTCCCTTTGAGCGCCTGATACCGCTTATCGAGGGCGTGATAAAGGTTTATCAGAAGCATGCGCCGGCGGGCAAACGCCTTAAACATCTATTGGCGGATATTGGCGAAAAAGAGTTTCGCGCTCTGCTGGCCGTGGAAACCGGAGGATCTCCCGTGTGTCCGATCGCCAGTCCCTTTGATGATGCCCTGGGTGAAGTGTCTGCTCCGGGGAGTTACGGCTGGATCGACGTGCCGGTGTTTGCCGGAGAGCTGGCGGTTGCCGATTTGCGCAACATCGCCGGCATCGTTCGTGACCTCGGTGACGGATACCTCGCCGTCAGTAGGGATCAGAATCTGCTGGTGTCTTTGGGGGCGGGTATCGATGCTGCGAAGCTGCGAGGCGCTTTGCAGTCCGCCGGATATCTCAAAGACGAAAAACCGTTGCAATGCCGTGCCTGTCCCGGTACCCATGCCTGCCCCAAAGGGCTGGTGGCGACCAGGGATGTCGCACGGCAGCTGCAGGAGGCTTTGGGTAACAAAGGTACCGACCTGACCTGGGCCGTTTCGGGATGCCCCAATAGCTGTTCGCAGCCGCAATTGGCTGATTTTGGTATCATTGGTGTACGCAAGGGCAGCGATAGTAAAGAAGCCCTGTACGATCTCTACCGGCGCGAAGGTGAAGGTTTTGGTAAGGTTGTTCGCGAAAAACTTTCCCTCGATGCGTTGCTGCAGGCGGTTAAAGAGCTTATTTAG
- the cysN gene encoding sulfate adenylyltransferase subunit CysN produces the protein MSHQSELIATDIHSYLKQQEEKSMLRFITCGSVDDGKSTLIGRLLWDSKMVFEDQLAALTADSKRVGTQGENIDYALLLDGLQAEREQGITIDVAYRYFSTDKRKFIVADTPGHEQYTRNMVTGASTAQVAVILIDARKGVLTQTRRHSYLVSLVGIRHVVLAINKMDLVDYSAKRFDTIRKEYQLFASGLGFEDITAIPISALEGDNVLSASHRTAWYEGPTLMEYLETVRVEDAAAARPFRLPVQWVNRPHLDFRGFSGTIASGTIRTGDEIVVTSSGQTSRVARIVTMDGDLQEAVAGQAVTLTLTDEIDISRGDLLATPEQRPQHSDQLEAKLVWLHEQPLSSSRSYVLKSAAGSAPAQVREVKCKVNVNSLQQEPGTSLALNEVGVCHIAVSKKLDFDAYRENGATGSFILIDRLTHATVAAGMIDGALASVSETPWTSLCLDRAARAGTKEQQPKVLWFSGFDRQGQQNLPQLLEKKLHSLGRHTYLLDSAVLGESLRGEIGEDGTLRRVQLKQLLETAHILVDAGLIVLVAADVDLTRASRIAGNILDSEDCLEICHADAGAGETFTDRIMVCPTESEHPEKLIERLSAELLV, from the coding sequence ATGTCCCATCAATCCGAACTTATCGCGACCGATATTCATTCTTATCTGAAGCAGCAGGAAGAAAAAAGCATGCTGCGTTTCATCACCTGCGGCAGCGTCGATGACGGCAAAAGCACGCTTATCGGCCGGTTGCTGTGGGATTCTAAGATGGTGTTCGAGGATCAGTTGGCCGCGTTGACAGCCGATAGCAAACGCGTTGGTACCCAGGGAGAGAATATCGACTACGCTCTGTTGCTCGACGGGCTTCAGGCCGAGCGGGAGCAGGGCATCACCATCGATGTCGCGTATCGATATTTTTCCACCGACAAGCGTAAATTTATTGTTGCCGATACACCCGGGCATGAGCAGTACACCCGTAACATGGTCACGGGTGCCTCGACAGCGCAAGTGGCGGTGATCCTGATTGACGCTCGTAAAGGGGTGTTGACCCAGACCCGGCGTCACAGTTATCTCGTGTCGTTGGTCGGCATCCGTCACGTGGTGTTGGCCATCAACAAGATGGATCTGGTCGATTACAGCGCCAAACGGTTCGATACCATTCGTAAAGAATATCAGCTGTTTGCCTCGGGGCTCGGCTTCGAGGATATCACGGCCATACCGATATCGGCCCTGGAAGGGGATAATGTCCTTTCCGCAAGCCATCGCACTGCCTGGTATGAGGGCCCCACGTTAATGGAATATCTCGAGACGGTGCGGGTCGAGGATGCGGCGGCGGCCAGACCGTTTCGGTTGCCGGTCCAGTGGGTGAACCGACCCCATCTCGATTTTCGCGGATTCAGCGGAACCATCGCATCCGGTACGATTCGCACCGGTGACGAGATCGTCGTGACATCCTCCGGGCAAACCAGTCGCGTGGCGCGTATCGTGACCATGGATGGCGATCTGCAGGAGGCCGTTGCCGGCCAGGCGGTTACCTTGACTCTGACGGATGAGATCGATATCAGCCGTGGGGATCTGCTGGCGACCCCCGAACAGCGTCCGCAACACAGTGATCAGCTTGAAGCAAAGCTTGTCTGGCTGCATGAACAACCCCTGTCCAGCAGCCGCAGCTATGTGCTCAAGTCCGCTGCAGGCAGTGCTCCGGCCCAGGTGCGCGAAGTCAAATGCAAAGTCAATGTCAACAGCCTGCAGCAGGAGCCCGGCACCAGTCTGGCCCTCAATGAAGTTGGCGTTTGTCATATTGCTGTCAGCAAAAAGCTGGATTTCGATGCCTATCGGGAAAACGGAGCCACGGGCAGTTTCATTCTTATCGATCGCCTCACCCATGCTACGGTTGCTGCCGGTATGATCGATGGTGCCCTGGCAAGTGTGTCGGAGACGCCATGGACTTCGCTCTGCCTGGATAGAGCGGCTCGTGCCGGCACCAAAGAACAACAACCGAAAGTTCTCTGGTTCAGCGGATTTGACCGGCAAGGGCAGCAGAATCTGCCCCAGCTGTTGGAGAAGAAACTCCACAGTCTGGGCCGCCATACCTATCTGCTGGATAGTGCCGTGCTTGGCGAGTCCCTCCGGGGCGAAATCGGTGAAGATGGAACCCTGCGCCGCGTGCAATTAAAGCAGTTGCTGGAAACGGCCCACATTCTGGTCGATGCCGGACTTATCGTGCTTGTCGCCGCCGATGTTGACCTGACCCGGGCATCACGGATCGCCGGGAATATCCTGGACAGTGAGGATTGCCTGGAGATCTGTCATGCCGATGCCGGCGCCGGAGAAACGTTTACCGATAGGATTATGGTATGCCCGACAGAGTCGGAACACCCTGAAAAACTGATTGAACGGCTCAGCGCAGAGCTGCTGGTCTGA
- the cysD gene encoding sulfate adenylyltransferase subunit CysD, with amino-acid sequence MEKVMTHLEQLEAESIHIIREVAAEFENPVMLYSVGKDSAVMLHLARKAFYPARPPFSLLHVDTTWKFREMITFRDRMAAECGFDLLVHINEEGVRQGINPFVHGSAVHTDVFKTEALKQALDKYKFDAAFGGARRDEEKSRAKERIFSFRTSTHRWDPKNQRPELWNIYNAKVQQGESIRAFPLSNWTELDVWQYIYLENIPIVPLYFAKERPVVERDGMLILVDDDRLQLRPGERVEMKSVRFRTLGCYPLTGAVESTAATLPEIIQEMLLTRTSERQGRLIDHDQSGSMEKKKQEGYF; translated from the coding sequence ATGGAGAAAGTTATGACTCACCTGGAACAGTTGGAAGCGGAAAGCATACATATCATACGCGAGGTTGCCGCCGAGTTCGAAAATCCGGTGATGCTCTATTCCGTCGGCAAGGATTCAGCGGTGATGCTGCACCTGGCGCGCAAGGCTTTTTATCCTGCGCGGCCACCTTTTTCGTTGTTGCATGTCGATACCACCTGGAAGTTCCGGGAGATGATAACCTTTCGCGATCGTATGGCTGCGGAGTGCGGTTTCGATCTGCTGGTGCATATCAATGAGGAAGGCGTTCGCCAGGGCATCAACCCGTTTGTGCATGGTTCGGCGGTGCATACCGATGTTTTCAAGACTGAAGCTTTGAAGCAGGCTCTCGATAAATACAAGTTCGATGCCGCATTTGGCGGCGCCCGACGTGACGAGGAGAAATCACGCGCCAAGGAACGTATCTTTTCCTTCCGTACCTCGACCCATCGCTGGGATCCGAAAAACCAGAGGCCCGAGCTGTGGAATATTTACAATGCCAAGGTGCAGCAGGGTGAGAGTATTCGCGCCTTCCCGCTGTCCAACTGGACCGAGCTGGATGTGTGGCAGTATATCTACCTCGAAAATATTCCCATCGTGCCCCTGTATTTCGCAAAGGAAAGGCCGGTGGTGGAACGCGACGGCATGTTGATCCTGGTGGATGACGACCGTTTGCAGCTGCGACCCGGCGAGAGGGTCGAAATGAAGTCGGTGCGATTTCGTACCCTGGGTTGCTATCCGCTGACCGGCGCGGTGGAATCGACGGCTGCGACGTTGCCGGAGATCATCCAGGAGATGCTTCTGACGCGGACCTCCGAACGTCAGGGTCGGTTGATCGACCATGATCAAAGCGGATCGATGGAGAAGAAGAAGCAGGAAGGTTATTTTTAG
- a CDS encoding phosphoadenylyl-sulfate reductase: MSQDKDSKTLPLLDTQGLTAEDIIRAGIRAAGGEVSMASSFSVEDVVVIDMLHKIAPQVRVFAIDTGRLNEETYQVAESVRARYDLRIDWYFPERQTVENLEREKGLFSFRESLDNRHECCRIRKVEPLGRALDGLSGWVVGLRRQQSVTRAQLSPLEIDEAHGGIVKISPLADWSEEQVWAYAEKHALPIHRLHRMGYPSIGCAPCTRAVEAGEDLRAGRWWWENPEHKECGLHR, encoded by the coding sequence ATGTCGCAGGATAAGGACAGTAAAACATTGCCGCTGCTGGATACTCAAGGGTTGACGGCTGAGGATATTATTCGGGCCGGCATTCGCGCTGCCGGGGGCGAAGTTTCCATGGCCAGCTCATTCAGCGTGGAAGATGTGGTCGTCATCGACATGTTGCACAAAATCGCTCCCCAGGTGCGGGTGTTTGCCATCGATACCGGACGACTCAATGAGGAAACGTACCAGGTCGCCGAGTCGGTCAGGGCCCGTTACGACCTCCGGATCGACTGGTATTTTCCCGAGAGGCAGACGGTTGAAAATCTCGAACGTGAAAAGGGTCTGTTCTCTTTTCGGGAAAGTCTCGACAATCGCCATGAATGTTGCCGCATTCGTAAGGTAGAACCTCTGGGACGGGCTCTTGACGGTTTGAGCGGTTGGGTTGTGGGGTTGCGTCGGCAGCAAAGTGTAACTCGGGCACAACTCAGCCCCCTGGAGATTGACGAGGCGCACGGTGGAATAGTTAAGATATCGCCTCTGGCCGATTGGAGCGAAGAACAGGTCTGGGCGTATGCGGAGAAACACGCCTTGCCCATCCATCGCCTGCATCGCATGGGGTATCCCTCCATCGGCTGTGCGCCATGCACGCGCGCGGTTGAAGCCGGTGAAGATCTACGCGCCGGTCGCTGGTGGTGGGAAAATCCGGAACATAAGGAATGCGGGTTGCACCGATAG
- a CDS encoding DUF2061 domain-containing protein, translating into MDTTRRSIAKALSWRFLASAITGGIVFLVTGELEYAAGIGMADTVIKLVVYVGHERLWNNISYGRAEKQPEYYI; encoded by the coding sequence GTGGATACAACCCGTCGTAGTATCGCAAAAGCTCTGTCGTGGCGGTTTCTTGCATCGGCCATAACGGGTGGAATCGTTTTTCTGGTCACGGGAGAACTTGAGTACGCCGCGGGCATTGGCATGGCCGATACCGTGATCAAACTGGTGGTCTATGTGGGCCACGAGAGGCTCTGGAACAACATTTCGTACGGGCGTGCCGAGAAGCAGCCCGAGTACTACATCTAA